The following coding sequences are from one Terriglobales bacterium window:
- the tsaE gene encoding tRNA (adenosine(37)-N6)-threonylcarbamoyltransferase complex ATPase subunit type 1 TsaE, with amino-acid sequence MRALEQTTHSPEQTVALGRELAAELTPPKLILLRGELGAGKTTLVKGIAEAFQAAEQHDVTSPTFTLIHEYRGPDVTVYHIDLYRIETERELATLGIDELLRDERALVLIEWGEKFPRFARERDVEIAISSVGPTARQFTVTHKH; translated from the coding sequence ATGCGGGCCCTGGAACAAACAACGCACTCGCCCGAGCAGACGGTTGCCCTTGGCCGCGAACTGGCGGCAGAACTGACTCCGCCGAAGCTCATCCTGCTGCGAGGCGAACTCGGCGCCGGCAAGACCACGCTCGTGAAGGGGATTGCCGAGGCGTTCCAGGCTGCCGAGCAGCATGACGTCACCAGCCCCACGTTCACGCTCATCCACGAGTATCGCGGGCCGGACGTGACCGTGTACCACATTGATCTTTACCGCATTGAGACCGAACGCGAATTGGCCACGCTGGGGATTGACGAGTTGCTGCGCGACGAGCGCGCGCTGGTGCTGATCGAGTGGGGCGAGAAGTTTCCGCGCTTCGCGCGCGAGCGGGACGTGGAGATTGCGATTTCGTCGGTCGGGCCGACCGCGCGGCAATTCACCGTGACTCACAAGCACTGA
- a CDS encoding enoyl-ACP reductase: MCSIDGRTAVVFGLANKRSIAWGIAQKLQQAGAKLAITYQNERLEEDAKALVAELPGAEAFRCDVSRDEEIAQLFAQLRERYGKLHTLVHSIAFAPADELKNDFVLTSREGFRIAHDVSVYSLIAVSRAALPLMTGGGSIMTLTYYGAEKVVPRYNVMGVAKAALEATVRYLAADLGKHNVRVNAISAGPVKTLAARGISGFMDMLKAHAERAPLKRNVEVDEVAGAAVFLASDMSTGITGEVIHVDCGYNIMGF, from the coding sequence ATGTGCAGCATTGACGGACGCACGGCTGTCGTCTTCGGCCTGGCCAACAAGCGCAGCATCGCCTGGGGAATCGCGCAGAAGCTCCAGCAGGCCGGCGCCAAGCTCGCCATCACCTACCAGAACGAGCGGCTCGAAGAAGACGCGAAGGCGCTGGTCGCCGAACTCCCCGGCGCCGAGGCCTTTCGCTGCGACGTTTCGCGCGACGAAGAAATCGCCCAGCTCTTCGCCCAACTCAGGGAGCGCTACGGCAAGCTCCACACCCTGGTGCACAGCATTGCCTTCGCGCCGGCCGACGAGCTAAAAAACGATTTCGTCCTCACCTCGCGCGAGGGCTTCCGTATCGCCCACGACGTCAGCGTCTATTCCCTCATCGCCGTCTCGCGCGCCGCCCTGCCGCTCATGACCGGCGGTGGCAGCATCATGACGCTCACCTACTACGGCGCCGAAAAAGTCGTCCCGCGCTACAACGTCATGGGCGTGGCCAAGGCCGCGCTGGAAGCCACCGTCCGCTATCTCGCCGCCGATCTCGGCAAGCACAACGTACGCGTCAACGCCATCTCCGCCGGCCCGGTGAAAACCCTGGCCGCGCGCGGCATCTCCGGCTTCATGGACATGCTGAAGGCGCACGCCGAGCGCGCCCCGCTCAAGCGAAACGTGGAAGTCGACGAGGTCGCCGGCGCCGCCGTCTTCCTCGCCTCCGACATGAGCACCGGCATCACCGGAGAAGTCATCCACGTGGACTGCGGCTACAACATCATGGGCTTCTGA
- a CDS encoding small ribosomal subunit Rsm22 family protein: MLPSQLRAAIAAELAPFPEKTLARAAAELTSRYKSGRSSGALGAAADRAAYIALRLPATYAAVRRVLDEVHARAPRADVRTLLDLGAGPGAALWAAADAFPSVGFTTLIERDTELIAAGKRLAAHSPLAPLRNANWIARDLTLPEPLPSADLVIVSYALNELSPRQQAALIARAWAAARELLVIVEPGTPPGFANIIAARKALLASGAAMVAPCPHGGRCPMETAGDWCHFAARLERTAAHRRLKQAELGYEDEKFSYVALSRRPPDPAAARIVRHPRHHKGHTELLLCAPAGLQREVVTRSDKQRYRAARKAEWGDEWSDV, translated from the coding sequence ATGCTTCCTTCACAACTGCGCGCCGCCATCGCCGCCGAGCTCGCGCCCTTCCCCGAAAAAACCCTCGCCCGCGCTGCCGCCGAGCTCACCTCGCGCTACAAATCGGGACGCTCCTCCGGCGCGCTCGGCGCCGCCGCCGACCGCGCCGCCTACATCGCCCTGCGCCTGCCGGCAACCTACGCCGCCGTGCGCCGCGTGCTCGATGAAGTTCACGCGCGCGCTCCTCGAGCAGACGTCCGCACGCTGCTCGACCTCGGCGCCGGCCCCGGCGCCGCGCTCTGGGCCGCGGCCGACGCCTTCCCCAGCGTCGGGTTCACAACACTGATCGAACGCGACACCGAGCTCATCGCCGCCGGAAAACGCCTCGCCGCTCACTCGCCGCTTGCACCCCTGCGCAACGCGAACTGGATTGCGCGCGACCTCACTCTCCCCGAACCGCTCCCGAGCGCCGATCTCGTCATCGTCTCTTATGCGCTCAACGAGCTGTCGCCTCGTCAGCAGGCCGCCTTGATCGCCCGCGCCTGGGCCGCGGCGCGAGAGCTGCTCGTCATCGTCGAACCGGGCACGCCTCCAGGATTCGCCAACATCATCGCTGCTCGCAAGGCACTGCTTGCCTCCGGCGCCGCCATGGTTGCTCCCTGCCCGCATGGCGGCCGTTGTCCCATGGAAACGGCCGGTGACTGGTGCCACTTCGCCGCGCGCCTGGAGCGCACCGCCGCGCATCGCCGGTTGAAGCAGGCCGAACTCGGCTACGAAGACGAAAAGTTCTCTTACGTCGCCCTCAGCCGCCGACCGCCGGACCCGGCCGCTGCTCGCATCGTTCGCCACCCGCGACATCACAAGGGACACACCGAACTGCTCCTCTGCGCTCCCGCCGGCCTCCAGCGCGAAGTCGTCACCCGCAGCGACAAGCAACGCTACCGCGCCGCCCGCAAGGCCGAATGGGGAGACGAGTGGAGCGATGTCTGA
- a CDS encoding MFS transporter: protein MRSILKHRALRLVFTANLISMLGSGMNAAAVTWFILQATRSETALGTLVMLQTLPAMLMLPFTGVIIDREDRRRLVMLLDAARAIVILAVATLALRGQAQVWHLYAMAVLVAAGFWMFWPTVTALIQELTPDAQFVTSNTFLLAGVQGGWLLAGAVVGFVYNHIGLGGVLLLDVSTYVVSFVCYLFVRRGRHVVKHEHAISERLHAAETAVGKYLHELHEGWIYVRSNRYLMLMGTALSLFIAGMMAQGVLTAPFSDRILHAGAVGYGWLNGGWGTGAFISALYSPLLIRRWSPRLATIVSMSVMALGLYVMPFFAWLWIGVAIYAMMGSARGISGVAIQSSIMEIVPKHFMGRVQNTFYFLGTVLQIVIAPLVGAVSHHIALSGGFAIVGSMYLVAAVAALAAVDAPRQAEVAVPTTVAD, encoded by the coding sequence ATGCGCTCCATCCTCAAACATCGCGCCTTGCGGCTCGTGTTCACCGCCAATCTCATCTCCATGCTCGGGAGCGGGATGAACGCCGCCGCGGTGACGTGGTTCATCCTCCAGGCCACGCGCTCGGAAACCGCGCTCGGCACCCTTGTCATGCTGCAAACGCTGCCGGCCATGCTCATGCTGCCGTTCACCGGCGTGATCATCGACCGGGAAGACCGCCGCCGCCTGGTAATGCTCCTCGACGCCGCGCGCGCCATCGTTATTCTCGCTGTCGCCACCCTCGCGCTGCGCGGACAGGCGCAGGTCTGGCATCTGTACGCCATGGCCGTGCTCGTGGCCGCCGGCTTCTGGATGTTCTGGCCCACCGTCACCGCGCTCATCCAGGAACTCACGCCCGACGCCCAATTCGTAACTTCCAACACCTTCCTGCTCGCCGGCGTGCAAGGTGGATGGCTGCTCGCCGGCGCCGTCGTCGGCTTTGTCTACAACCACATCGGCCTCGGCGGCGTGCTGCTGCTCGACGTCAGCACCTACGTCGTCTCCTTCGTCTGCTACTTGTTTGTCCGCAGAGGCCGCCACGTCGTCAAGCACGAGCACGCCATCTCTGAGCGGCTGCACGCCGCCGAGACCGCCGTCGGAAAGTATCTCCACGAGCTGCACGAAGGCTGGATCTACGTCCGCTCCAACCGCTACCTGATGCTGATGGGCACGGCGCTCTCGCTCTTCATCGCCGGCATGATGGCGCAGGGCGTGCTCACCGCTCCCTTCAGCGACCGCATCCTCCATGCCGGCGCCGTCGGCTACGGCTGGCTCAACGGCGGATGGGGCACCGGCGCCTTCATCAGCGCGCTCTACTCGCCACTGCTCATCAGGCGCTGGTCGCCGCGCCTGGCCACGATTGTCTCCATGAGCGTCATGGCCCTCGGACTCTATGTCATGCCCTTCTTCGCCTGGCTCTGGATCGGCGTGGCCATCTACGCCATGATGGGCTCGGCGCGCGGCATCTCCGGCGTCGCCATCCAGTCCAGCATCATGGAGATCGTGCCCAAGCACTTCATGGGACGCGTGCAGAACACTTTCTATTTTCTCGGCACCGTGTTGCAGATCGTCATCGCCCCGCTCGTCGGCGCAGTCTCGCACCACATTGCCCTGAGCGGCGGCTTTGCGATTGTGGGCAGCATGTATCTGGTCGCAGCAGTCGCCGCACTCGCCGCCGTTGACGCCCCCAGGCAGGCCGAAGTCGCCGTCCCGACGACGGTAGCCGATTAG
- a CDS encoding CmcI family methyltransferase — protein sequence MKLKELFGKKEKNEHRIIRRVERTGDVLQPEYHRATLECPEPARWSMFDSMTAEVEVLEFLRAVVTTIKPKLVVETGTFMGISTLWIAEALKQNGFGRVVTCEFDPLVFAKAKERFAASPLSDLIEARCQSSLELDVPGQIDLLFSDSDMPVREQEVRRFLPQMNPNGVILMHDASSHLKVVREAALRLEQEGLISVLLLPTPRGLVMAQKRQGRK from the coding sequence TTGAAGCTGAAGGAACTGTTCGGCAAAAAAGAGAAGAACGAGCACCGCATCATCCGGCGGGTGGAGCGCACGGGGGACGTGCTGCAGCCGGAGTATCACCGGGCCACACTGGAGTGTCCCGAGCCGGCGCGCTGGAGCATGTTCGACTCGATGACGGCCGAGGTCGAGGTGCTCGAGTTTCTGCGCGCCGTGGTCACGACCATCAAGCCGAAATTGGTGGTGGAGACCGGAACATTCATGGGCATCTCGACGCTATGGATCGCAGAGGCCCTCAAGCAGAACGGTTTCGGACGGGTCGTGACCTGCGAATTCGATCCGTTGGTTTTCGCCAAGGCGAAGGAGCGTTTCGCGGCGTCGCCGCTCAGTGATCTGATCGAGGCGCGCTGCCAGTCGAGCCTGGAACTCGATGTTCCGGGGCAGATTGACCTGCTGTTCAGCGACAGCGACATGCCGGTGCGCGAGCAGGAGGTGCGGCGCTTTTTGCCGCAGATGAATCCGAACGGCGTGATCCTGATGCACGACGCCAGCTCGCATCTGAAGGTGGTGCGCGAGGCGGCGCTGCGCCTGGAGCAGGAAGGGCTGATCTCGGTGCTGCTGCTGCCGACACCGCGAGGGTTAGTGATGGCGCAGAAAAGGCAGGGCAGGAAGTAG
- a CDS encoding ATP-binding protein, which produces MRLRTKLVLAISAMVVALVATLSSIYIAQIVHQRINADYETGVFIGNQVLHATQDALDTDFSSTRLDFNNPDAVRDAIAEALQTDAGVNSLLESDTGYSKVVYDVAITDLQGRALLHTDPSLNGKLIPGRDSFDELLHQGMWRQLQIVYGEPHAYDIRMPLNRAGAPFGYIRIGIQTLFMKNELQPVLNRAIAFSGIAVLVSLVLAAGLSNLAFRPLMAIARQLDLVTGPPVEGENRPRDEVGLVTTRIDRLGRQFRDVKDVFSALKENLDQIMSTLQDGLMLFTRDSRAVLVSASAERFLAQPRGQMLGSSVAQIFSSQTQLGSVVLNAFEGHEAIAAREVLTENGRRLQVSLDFIEEGGERIGALLTMRDAESVRRIESEIELSRRLAAIGRLTSGVAHEVKNPINAIVVHLEILRQKLEEIDPDTRRHMDVIGSEIQRLDRVVQMLVDFTRPVELRLADVDLRRVLDEVAMLASPDAERHGVHIQKQSPPEPLVAKIDADLVKQAVLNVVLNGVQAMEHGGTLRLEAARFGGGAELVVQDSGPGIPPEIREKIFDLYFTTKKAGSGIGLAMTFRVMQLHHGAVEFDSAPGAGATFHLRFPAAGAMSAETEEMAARG; this is translated from the coding sequence TTGCGTCTTAGGACCAAACTCGTTCTCGCGATCAGCGCCATGGTGGTGGCGCTGGTGGCCACTCTCTCGTCCATTTACATCGCGCAGATCGTGCACCAGCGCATCAACGCCGACTACGAAACCGGCGTCTTCATCGGCAACCAGGTCCTGCACGCCACCCAGGACGCTCTCGACACCGATTTCAGCAGCACTCGCCTCGACTTCAACAATCCTGACGCCGTCCGCGATGCCATCGCCGAAGCGCTTCAGACCGATGCCGGCGTCAACTCGCTGCTCGAGTCTGACACCGGCTATTCCAAGGTCGTGTACGACGTGGCCATCACCGACCTCCAGGGCCGCGCCCTCCTGCACACCGATCCCAGCTTGAACGGCAAGCTCATTCCTGGCCGCGACAGCTTCGACGAGTTGCTCCACCAGGGCATGTGGCGCCAGTTGCAGATCGTTTACGGCGAGCCGCACGCCTACGACATTCGCATGCCGCTCAACCGCGCCGGCGCGCCCTTCGGCTACATCCGCATCGGCATCCAGACGCTGTTCATGAAGAACGAGCTGCAGCCGGTGCTGAACCGCGCCATCGCCTTCTCCGGCATCGCCGTGCTGGTTTCGCTCGTGCTCGCGGCCGGGCTCTCGAACCTTGCCTTCCGCCCGCTCATGGCCATCGCCCGGCAACTCGACCTCGTGACCGGCCCGCCGGTCGAGGGTGAAAATAGACCGCGCGACGAAGTTGGCCTGGTCACCACCAGGATTGACCGATTGGGCCGCCAGTTCCGCGACGTCAAAGACGTCTTCTCCGCCCTGAAGGAAAACCTTGACCAGATCATGTCCACGCTTCAGGACGGCCTGATGCTCTTCACGCGCGACTCGCGCGCCGTGCTCGTGAGCGCCTCCGCCGAGCGCTTCCTTGCGCAGCCCCGCGGCCAGATGCTCGGCTCCAGCGTCGCCCAGATTTTCTCGTCGCAAACGCAGCTCGGCTCCGTCGTGCTGAATGCCTTCGAGGGCCACGAGGCCATCGCCGCGCGCGAAGTGCTGACTGAAAACGGCCGCCGCCTCCAGGTCTCGCTTGACTTCATCGAAGAGGGCGGCGAGCGTATCGGCGCCCTGCTCACCATGCGCGACGCCGAGTCCGTGCGCCGCATCGAGAGCGAAATCGAGCTTTCGCGCCGCCTCGCCGCCATCGGCCGGCTCACCTCGGGCGTTGCTCACGAAGTGAAGAATCCCATCAACGCCATCGTCGTGCATCTCGAGATCCTGCGGCAGAAACTGGAAGAGATTGATCCCGATACCCGCCGGCACATGGACGTCATCGGCAGCGAGATTCAGCGCCTCGACCGCGTCGTGCAGATGCTGGTGGACTTCACCCGCCCGGTCGAGTTGCGGCTCGCCGACGTGGACCTGCGCCGCGTCCTCGACGAGGTCGCCATGCTCGCCTCCCCCGACGCTGAGCGCCACGGCGTGCACATCCAGAAGCAGTCGCCCCCCGAGCCCTTGGTCGCAAAGATTGACGCCGACCTGGTGAAACAGGCCGTCCTCAACGTCGTCCTCAACGGCGTGCAGGCCATGGAGCACGGCGGCACCCTGCGCCTGGAAGCTGCGCGCTTCGGTGGCGGCGCCGAACTTGTGGTACAGGACTCCGGCCCCGGCATCCCGCCTGAAATTCGGGAGAAGATCTTCGATCTCTACTTCACCACCAAGAAGGCCGGCAGCGGTATCGGCCTGGCCATGACGTTCCGCGTGATGCAGCTCCACCACGGCGCGGTCGAGTTCGACTCGGCGCCCGGAGCCGGCGCCACGTTCCATTTGCGCTTCCCGGCCGCCGGCGCCATGAGCGCTGAGACAGAAGAGATGGCGGCACGCGGATAA
- a CDS encoding sigma-54 dependent transcriptional regulator → MAQEKILIVEDEENERSGMAELVSAWGYRTETASDGIEALEKITAFNPGIVVTDLKMPRMDGMELLERLAAQPQPIAVVLLTAQGSIDAAVNAMKTGAYDFIQKPVDPARLRAILQNAARQRGTEVELEVTRRKLRDTGVLDALVGPSKKMQEIFRLVEMVSPSVASVLITGESGTGKELLARTIHNLSPRKGKPFVAINCAAIPETLIESEIFGHEKGAFTGALERRAGCFELAEGGTLLLDEIGEMPAGTQAKLLRVLEDHKVRRLGSKVESPVDVRVLAATNKVPEEAVAKGELRNDLYYRLNVFNIHMPALRDHKEDLPALVEALLADLNQRHGRNVAMVADPVMAQFSSYSWPGNVRELRNTLERAVIVCDGSTIEARHLPPGFGHVTPRAPVDEPNAVRLGVGTTVEEAEKLLILKTLAATNNNKTRAAEILGISLKTLHNKLKEYGAGGGTVVAEAANG, encoded by the coding sequence ATGGCACAGGAAAAGATACTCATCGTCGAAGACGAGGAAAACGAACGCAGCGGCATGGCCGAGCTGGTCTCGGCCTGGGGATACCGAACCGAAACCGCCAGCGACGGCATTGAAGCGCTGGAAAAGATCACCGCCTTCAACCCCGGCATCGTCGTCACCGACCTCAAGATGCCGCGCATGGACGGCATGGAGCTGCTGGAGCGCCTCGCCGCCCAGCCGCAGCCCATCGCCGTGGTGCTGCTCACCGCCCAGGGCTCCATCGACGCCGCCGTCAACGCCATGAAGACTGGCGCCTACGACTTCATCCAGAAACCGGTTGACCCCGCCCGTCTGCGCGCCATCCTCCAGAATGCCGCCCGCCAGCGCGGCACCGAAGTCGAACTGGAGGTCACGCGCCGCAAGCTGCGCGACACCGGCGTGCTCGACGCCCTGGTCGGCCCCTCAAAGAAAATGCAGGAAATCTTCCGCCTCGTGGAAATGGTCTCACCGTCGGTCGCCTCGGTGCTCATCACCGGCGAGAGCGGCACGGGCAAGGAGCTGCTGGCCCGCACCATTCACAACCTGAGTCCCCGCAAGGGCAAGCCGTTCGTCGCCATCAACTGCGCCGCCATTCCTGAGACCCTGATCGAAAGCGAAATCTTTGGCCACGAGAAGGGCGCGTTCACCGGCGCCCTGGAGCGCCGCGCCGGCTGCTTCGAGCTCGCCGAGGGCGGCACGCTGCTGCTCGACGAAATCGGCGAAATGCCCGCCGGCACGCAGGCCAAGCTGCTGCGCGTGCTCGAAGATCACAAGGTCCGTCGTTTGGGTAGCAAGGTCGAGAGCCCGGTGGACGTTCGCGTCCTGGCCGCCACGAATAAAGTCCCGGAGGAAGCGGTCGCCAAGGGCGAGCTGCGCAACGACCTCTATTACCGGCTGAACGTCTTCAACATCCACATGCCCGCCCTCCGCGACCATAAAGAAGATCTGCCCGCGCTGGTCGAGGCCCTGCTCGCCGACCTCAATCAGCGCCACGGACGCAACGTCGCCATGGTCGCCGACCCCGTCATGGCGCAGTTCAGCAGCTACTCCTGGCCGGGCAATGTCCGCGAGCTGCGCAATACGCTGGAGCGCGCCGTCATCGTATGCGACGGCTCGACCATTGAGGCGCGCCATCTGCCGCCGGGCTTCGGGCACGTCACGCCGCGCGCGCCGGTGGACGAGCCCAACGCGGTTCGCCTGGGCGTCGGAACCACCGTGGAGGAAGCCGAGAAGCTGCTCATCCTCAAGACGCTCGCCGCCACCAACAACAACAAGACACGCGCCGCTGAAATCCTCGGCATCAGCTTGAAGACGCTGCACAACAAGCTGAAGGAATACGGCGCCGGCGGCGGCACCGTCGTCGCCGAGGCGGCCAATGGATAG
- a CDS encoding OmpA family protein translates to MQNAGWCSRGLGLLLTALLLTGMAAAQDNNAYRSEVFGGYSWYSPGQRFGTTQVGGMNGFNVSSAWFFNRNFGFKADVGAYFKDRRANATTLLFGPVVKFPSENVTPFLHVLLGLNRMMPASGFPGNPEDKSGLGLAVGGGLDLNISEHWAIRAVQADYMWAHHNYAQAVGSRDIEGGRIGGGIVLKLGSLGPPPAPPALACSAQPTEVMAGEPVTVTGNASNFHPKATLTYTWTASGGKPSGNAATTRIDTTGLAPGSYTVRGTATDGKKASADCTTSFTVKEPPKNPPTISCSANPTSVKSGEPSTITAQAASPDNRPVTVTYSATAGRVTGSGNQATLDTAGAAPGPINITCNAADDRGLTATANTSVNVESPPPPPPQVSKLNEIQFKNKQKPARVDNEAKAILDDVALRLQRDADAKAVVVGYTDPEELKSKALAKKNANLAAQRAVNTRDYLVTEKGIDGSRIEARSDGTSAAKAEIYLVPAGATFDQAGTQPVDVSKVKAQPRTPAPPKKSGAKKKAAPAQ, encoded by the coding sequence ATGCAGAACGCAGGCTGGTGCAGCCGCGGACTTGGGTTGTTGCTGACGGCGCTATTGCTCACAGGCATGGCGGCCGCGCAGGACAATAACGCATACCGTTCCGAGGTGTTTGGCGGGTACAGCTGGTACAGTCCGGGACAGAGATTTGGAACCACCCAGGTGGGCGGGATGAACGGCTTCAATGTTTCGTCTGCCTGGTTCTTTAATCGCAACTTCGGCTTCAAGGCGGACGTGGGCGCCTACTTCAAGGACCGCCGCGCCAACGCCACCACGCTGCTGTTCGGTCCGGTGGTGAAATTTCCAAGCGAGAATGTCACGCCATTTCTGCACGTCCTGCTGGGGCTGAACCGGATGATGCCGGCCTCGGGTTTTCCCGGGAATCCGGAAGATAAGAGCGGATTGGGGCTGGCGGTCGGCGGCGGGCTCGATCTGAACATCTCGGAGCATTGGGCGATACGTGCTGTGCAAGCCGACTACATGTGGGCGCACCACAACTACGCGCAGGCGGTCGGCAGCCGCGACATCGAGGGCGGCCGCATCGGCGGCGGTATCGTGCTGAAGCTTGGCTCGCTGGGTCCGCCACCGGCGCCGCCGGCCCTGGCGTGCTCGGCACAGCCCACCGAAGTGATGGCGGGTGAGCCGGTCACGGTGACGGGCAATGCCTCGAACTTCCATCCGAAGGCTACCCTGACGTACACGTGGACGGCCAGCGGGGGGAAGCCTTCCGGGAACGCCGCGACGACCCGGATCGACACCACCGGCCTGGCGCCGGGCAGCTACACCGTGCGCGGCACGGCAACGGACGGCAAGAAGGCGTCGGCGGACTGCACGACGTCGTTCACCGTGAAGGAGCCGCCGAAGAATCCGCCGACCATCTCGTGCTCGGCGAACCCGACTTCGGTGAAGTCGGGCGAGCCCTCGACGATCACGGCGCAGGCCGCGAGTCCGGACAACCGGCCGGTGACGGTCACCTACTCGGCAACTGCCGGCCGGGTGACCGGCAGCGGCAACCAGGCGACGCTCGACACGGCAGGCGCGGCGCCGGGTCCGATCAATATCACCTGCAACGCGGCTGACGATCGCGGACTGACGGCCACGGCCAACACGAGCGTGAACGTAGAGTCGCCGCCACCGCCGCCGCCGCAGGTGAGCAAGCTGAACGAGATCCAGTTCAAGAACAAGCAGAAGCCGGCCCGGGTGGACAACGAAGCCAAGGCCATCCTCGACGACGTGGCGCTGCGCCTGCAGCGTGACGCCGACGCCAAGGCCGTGGTGGTTGGCTACACCGATCCGGAAGAGCTGAAGAGCAAGGCGCTGGCGAAGAAGAATGCGAACCTGGCCGCGCAACGCGCCGTCAACACCCGCGACTACCTGGTCACGGAGAAGGGCATTGACGGCAGCCGCATCGAGGCCCGGTCCGACGGCACGTCGGCCGCGAAAGCGGAGATCTACCTGGTGCCTGCGGGCGCAACCTTCGACCAGGCCGGCACGCAGCCGGTGGACGTGAGCAAGGTGAAAGCGCAGCCGCGCACTCCTGCTCCGCCGAAGAAGTCCGGCGCGAAGAAAAAGGCGGCGCCAGCGCAGTAG